A region from the Campylobacter concisus genome encodes:
- a CDS encoding 4Fe-4S dicluster domain-containing protein, producing the protein MDRRKFIILGSVAAAAGYGIGKILPKSSGDKLYLRPPGAVDDFDDLCVKCGQCVQVCPYHSISLLDIKDGYSNGTAYIDPKKRGCYLCDLFPCVLACPSGALDHATKVVDDVKMGVAVLSNANACMCLKREKLSEDSVEDLLVRKVYNDREEAEKDKIKGKIGQICDLCVSICPVGDSAIVMSEANLPLIKHGCVGCGVCAEICPVKIINIAPKMSYDEIYKEKE; encoded by the coding sequence GTGGATAGAAGAAAATTTATAATCTTAGGCTCAGTCGCAGCTGCCGCAGGATATGGCATAGGTAAAATTTTGCCAAAAAGTAGCGGTGATAAACTCTATCTTAGACCACCAGGTGCGGTTGATGACTTCGATGATCTTTGTGTCAAATGTGGTCAGTGTGTGCAGGTATGCCCTTATCACAGTATAAGTTTGCTTGATATAAAAGATGGATATTCAAATGGTACAGCATACATCGATCCTAAAAAGAGAGGTTGCTATTTATGTGATCTTTTCCCATGTGTGCTCGCCTGTCCAAGTGGTGCGTTAGATCATGCTACAAAAGTTGTTGATGATGTGAAAATGGGCGTTGCTGTCTTGAGTAATGCAAATGCCTGTATGTGCCTAAAAAGAGAAAAACTAAGCGAAGATAGCGTTGAAGATTTGCTTGTTCGCAAAGTTTATAATGATAGGGAAGAGGCAGAAAAAGATAAGATAAAAGGCAAAATCGGTCAAATTTGTGACCTTTGTGTCAGCATTTGCCCAGTTGGCGATAGTGCAATAGTAATGAGCGAAGCAAATTTGCCACTCATAAAGCATGGCTGTGTTGGGTGTGGGGTGTGTGCTGAGATTTGTCCTGTAAAAATTATAAACATTGCCCCAAAAATGAGTTATGATGAAATTTATAAGGAGAAAGAATGA
- a CDS encoding c-type cytochrome, whose amino-acid sequence MRLIISLVAAALLFVGCEKSDDKAQKAASEQPINVATSASIKVEKKENNQSTNKQNDFIKYDMHGEKSVKFGLEDNNVSRQIGALAMVRTPLQTINLRLIKGRLSKNFITKCSACHDDYANGIIGPSLLTKSENEIYTMINAYKNKEKVNVLMRDLVKKMDDSEIRNLAKEISDFNTQFRSK is encoded by the coding sequence ATGAGATTAATAATATCTTTAGTGGCTGCTGCTTTGCTATTTGTCGGCTGTGAAAAGAGCGATGACAAAGCGCAAAAAGCAGCCAGCGAGCAACCAATAAATGTAGCCACGAGTGCTAGCATAAAGGTTGAAAAAAAAGAAAATAACCAAAGCACAAATAAACAAAATGACTTCATAAAATACGATATGCACGGCGAAAAGAGCGTAAAATTTGGACTTGAAGATAATAACGTAAGCCGTCAAATCGGTGCTTTAGCAATGGTAAGAACCCCTCTTCAAACTATAAATTTAAGACTTATAAAGGGCAGGCTTAGCAAAAATTTCATTACAAAATGTTCAGCTTGTCACGATGATTACGCAAATGGCATCATCGGGCCATCACTTTTAACAAAAAGTGAAAATGAAATTTATACAATGATAAATGCTTATAAAAATAAAGAAAAAGTCAATGTCTTGATGCGAGATCTTGTTAAAAAAATGGATGATAGTGAAATCAGAAATTTAGCTAAAGAAATCAGTGATTTTAATACACAATTTAGGAGCAAATAA
- a CDS encoding c-type cytochrome: MKVGKIITIILAVAICGIMVFMLSQTPPKKEKVATNTQPKVEQNFTKEQPKSSEEFASEDELKKVKELSLSVAKVHNEGVSKQYLTTCAPCHGANAKGVVAPDITHLSKDELLKKLADYKAGKVQNSLMKGLLTNVSDSELESLADEISKFKK, encoded by the coding sequence ATGAAAGTAGGAAAGATTATAACCATTATTTTAGCAGTAGCAATTTGCGGTATTATGGTATTTATGTTAAGCCAGACTCCGCCTAAAAAGGAAAAAGTAGCAACTAATACTCAGCCAAAAGTAGAGCAAAATTTTACAAAAGAGCAGCCAAAGTCTAGTGAAGAATTTGCTAGCGAAGATGAGCTAAAAAAGGTAAAAGAGCTAAGTCTAAGTGTGGCTAAAGTGCACAATGAAGGCGTTAGCAAGCAATATCTAACAACTTGTGCTCCGTGCCATGGTGCAAATGCAAAAGGCGTCGTAGCTCCTGATATAACGCATCTAAGTAAGGATGAATTGCTTAAAAAGCTAGCTGATTATAAAGCTGGCAAGGTGCAAAACTCGCTTATGAAGGGGCTACTTACAAATGTTAGTGATAGCGAGCTTGAAAGCCTTGCAGATGAAATTTCTAAATTTAAAAAGTAA
- a CDS encoding NapH/MauN family ferredoxin-type protein: MDKYNTRATIRNVSFLSTLITTTKDGKKRASIRFWRIFSIILVHLLFVLSYRVDIQILEGDISASRIFGFHLADAFMSLQVFLATHEIHVNLIIGSLSILAFYIIFGGRGFCSWICPYSLISEIAEKIHENLRAKKIVKPRVFDTKWRYVFTILFLTLSFASASLTFEIFNVVGIFSRFIIYGYFHAIWFVVAMLMVEIFFSRRAWCRYVCPIGATYSVLAKPNAIKVSWDKEKCDHCLVCTDVCLVPHVLFMTKKGAKLDESKNIFRIAGADCTLCGRCIDVCHQDALKFDNGFKKLI; this comes from the coding sequence ATGGACAAATATAACACTCGTGCGACGATTAGAAATGTAAGCTTTCTAAGCACATTAATCACAACTACAAAAGATGGCAAGAAGCGTGCTAGTATACGTTTTTGGCGCATATTTAGCATTATTCTAGTTCATCTTTTATTTGTGCTTTCATATAGAGTTGATATACAAATTTTAGAAGGCGACATCAGTGCCTCAAGAATATTTGGTTTCCACTTGGCAGATGCTTTTATGAGCCTGCAAGTATTTCTGGCGACGCATGAAATCCATGTAAATTTAATAATTGGCTCACTTAGTATCTTGGCGTTTTATATCATTTTTGGCGGTAGAGGCTTTTGCTCTTGGATCTGTCCTTATTCATTAATAAGCGAAATAGCTGAGAAGATCCATGAAAATTTGCGTGCTAAAAAGATAGTAAAACCACGAGTTTTTGACACAAAGTGGCGATATGTTTTTACCATTTTATTTTTAACCCTTAGCTTTGCTAGTGCAAGCCTTACATTTGAAATTTTTAATGTTGTTGGGATTTTTTCAAGATTTATTATCTATGGCTATTTTCATGCTATTTGGTTCGTTGTGGCTATGCTTATGGTTGAAATTTTCTTCTCACGTAGAGCTTGGTGTAGGTATGTCTGTCCTATTGGAGCTACTTACTCGGTGCTAGCTAAACCAAATGCCATAAAAGTTAGCTGGGATAAAGAAAAATGCGATCACTGCTTAGTTTGCACTGATGTTTGTCTAGTGCCTCACGTACTTTTTATGACAAAAAAAGGAGCAAAGCTTGACGAGAGCAAAAATATCTTTAGGATAGCTGGCGCTGATTGTACACTTTGTGGTAGGTGTATTGATGTGTGTCATCAAGATGCACTGAAATTTGACAACGGCTTTAAAAAACTCATATAA